The segment GGGACAGCCCAGGACATTACCGAGCGGAAGGAATTTGAAAATGCCCTCCTCGCTTCAGAGGAGAAGTATAAGCTCCTCTTCTACCAGGCTCCGCTTCCTAAATGGATCTACGACTTGGAAACTTTACGGATTCTGGATGTAAATGAAAGTGCCATCATGCACTATGGCTATAGCCGGGAAGAGTTTCTCCAGCTAACCGCCCAAGACCTTCGCCCGGAAGAGGATGTACCAGCCTTACTTAACTCCTTACTGAATGAAGAAACCGGAAAGGGAGTATACCGCTTGGGGTTATGGAATCACCTAAAGAAAGATGGCACGCTTATAAAGGTGGAAATTTCTGCCCATGCCCTGGATTATGAGAACCGCAATTGCCTGTTGGTGGAAGCCAATGACGTCACAGAAAAAGTAAAAGCAGAACAGGCGGTTAAGGAAAGCAATAATAGATGGGAAATGCTTTCTAAAGTTACCTTTGATGCAATTTGGGAGTGGGATTTAAAGTCCAATGAATTAATATGTGGAGTTAATTACAAAACACTTTTTGGGCAAAATCTAAGCGATAACAAAGAAGATTATCAAGCCTGGGATTTTTACCTCCATCCAGATGACAGACAGAGGGTAAATGAAAGCTTGAAAGCATTCTTGAAAAGCGGTGAAAGTACTTGGCAAGAGGAATACCGCAAGTTAAATAGCAAGGGTGAGTATGCCTACTGTACAGATAGAGCCATATTGATACGAGACGGGCACAACGAACCCGTTCGGATGATTGGAGCCCTGCGGGATGTTACGGAAAGTAAGCTAGCTGCAGAAAACCTGTTGATAGAGAAAAATTTTTCCGAGGCATTACTGGAAGCCACGCCAGATGGAATTGTTGGCTTCAATGAAAAAGGCGAAATCATTATCTTTAACAAGAAAGCCGAAAGCTTATTTAGCTATACGCAGGAGGAAATAATTGGAGCTTCCCTGACCAAGTTGCTACCATCTGACACGCATGTCGCCCACCTTGACCGCAGAGAAAACTTCTTCTCTAACCCCACAGAAAGCCAATTACAGGCCAGTAGCCGCGAAATGATAGGAGTCCGGAAAAATGGTAGTGAATTCCCGGTAGATGTTCGCCTTAACCTCTTACATTCTTACAAAGGCAGGATCGTAATCAGTAGTATAAGGGATATCACTCAAAGAAAACGGGCCGAGACGCAACTTAGGGAATCTGAAAAGAATCTGAAAGCCATTTTGAGCAGCTCACAGGAAGGTATTTACTTGCTAGACACAAACTGCCAATTGGTGTTGCTGAACGAGCACGCACAAGATATTATTCTGCGGGGGTACGGAGTTAACTGTAAACCGGGAGACCATTTTCCCTCTTTATTTGACACTGAACTCAATGGCAAGCTGGAAGTAATTTTTGAAAAAGTACTGGCTGGTGACAAATGGGAGTCAGAAAGGAACATTCCTCTACTGGAAGGTATGGCGCACTATCATTCCGTTTACTTCCCAGTAAGAGACAAAGAAGGTAACATAATAGGCATCTGCTGCTCTTCTAAGGACATTACAGAGAAAAAGAAAATTGAAGAAGCGATAAAAGTTGCCCAGGCTGAAAAAGAAGAATACCAATATAGGTTTAAAGCCATCCTTGACTACTCCCCACAAGCCATTCTCATCAAGGACCTGGAAGGGAAATATATTTTCTCCAATAAGGCTTTCTTAAAACTCTTTGATCTGGACCGCAACAATGAAGTAGGTCAACAATTAAAGGAAGTATTTGAAGATCAAATAACGCGGGCTGAGTTTCTGGCCAATGCGCCTGAGGTTGATTCAGATATTATTCTTACCAAAGAATGGTCTCAGCAAATCCACCTGCCTGATGGTAATATCCTAGACATGGAAATCCTTAAGTTTCCACTATATGACCAACAGAAACGCCTATTTGGTATCTGTACCATTTGCAAAGACATCACTGAGCAAATGAAGCACCAACAGCAGTTGATAGAGGCCAGGGAAAATGCTGAGCAAGCCGAACGCCTGCAGGAACAGTTCTTGGCAAACATGAGCCATGAACTACGCACTCCTATGAACGGTATCATTGGCATGGTGAACCTGCTCCTGACATCTTCTTCCTTACAACCTGATCAAAAAGGTCGTTTGCAGGTGATTCAACGCTCATCAGACACGCTGCTTAGCTTGATCAATGACATTCTGGACCTTTCTAAGATAAAGGCCGGCATGCTCACTATTGACAAAGTAAACTTTGATTTCAATGAGTCAATTGCTGGTACTGCTTTGTTGTTTAAAGAAAAGGCTAAGGAAAAAGGCATTAAGTTAACCGTTACTTCTAATCCATTTATACCCAGACTACTAGCTGGAGATCCACACCGCTTGAACCAGATACTTAACAATTTGCTCAGCAATGCCATTAAATTTACAGAAAAAGGCTTTGTACGGCTTGAAGCTTCACTCCAGAGCGAAACAGAAGATCAGGTGGTGGTAGAATTTGTGGTGAGTGATTCGGGAATAGGTATGGAAGCCGCCAACTTGCTTTACATCTTTGACAACTTTGCGCAGGCCTCTACTGATATTTCTAGTAAATACGGAGGCACTGGCCTTGGCTTGGCCATAACCAAGCGGCTGGTTGAAATGCAGGGCGGAGAAATCTCTGTGGCCAGTACGAAAGGGATAGGCACTTCTTTCACCTTCCACCTTCCTTTCAGCATCACCCAAGATACTAATATGGTAGTTAAGCCTTACTACCAAACAGCACATGTTCCTTTGAAGAAGGACTATAGTGGTAAACGGGCTTTAATTGTGGAAGATAATGACATCAACCAGGCAGTATTGGCTTCCAGCCTAAAACAGCACCACATGGACTTGCAGATTGCTAACAACGGCCAGGAAGCCATTGACTTGTTAGAAACCGGAGAGCATTTTGACATTATCTTCATGGATTTACGCATGCCTGTCATGAACGGCTTCCAGGCTACGGCTTATATCCGACAAAAGCTTCACAAACAAGTACCTATTGTGGTATTAACCGCAAGTGTACTGCGCAATGAGCGGAACCGCTGCCTGGAAATAGGTGCCTCAGACTACATGGCTAAACCCTTTGCCATGGCTGACCTTGCCCGCACACTGGAACAATTTGTCTCAAAAGAAGAGCAAATCTCTGAACCTGCGACTGAGCCAATTATAACTACTGATACACCTTTCCTCTCACATGCCCAACAAGGGGCCGAGTTTGATATTAGTCGCTTAATGGAACTTGAAGATCCTGAGTATATTCGTCATATTTTCACCCTCTTTACCGATAAGGTCCCCACTTATCTGCAGGAGTTAAAGAACAATTCATTAAATGGGAATTGGGAAGATTTTCTGGAGAAGACCCATAAAATAAGAGGAAGCCTTTCCTCTGTACAGATTGATGAAATTTACGGTTTAATTCTTTCCATTGAAGAAAAGGTTAGAGAAGAGAAGACCCTAAGTGGACTGGAACACCAGCTTGACAAATGCCTTTCCATCTACAACCAGTTGATTCCTTCTATCTACCAGGAAGTAGAAAAACAACTCGTTCCTCTTGAAGCTGATTTATAAGTACCCATATGAAAATATTGATTGCCGAAGATGAACCTATTACGCTTGCTACCATGCAGTTTCGGCTTAAAAAAGACGGGCATGAAGTCATTACTGCTAATAATGGTCAGGAGGCGCTTGACCTTTTAAAATCGCATACCCCTCATCTGGTAATTACAGATATCATGATGCCTTTTGCCTCAGGCTTAGAGGTGTTAACCTTTGTAAAGAATCAGGCCACCCCTGTGCCAGTAATTGTATTATCTGCCATGGGCCAGGAAAATGTAGTGGTAGAGGCCTTCACCTTAGGGGCAGATGATTACATCACTAAGCCTTTCAGCCCGAATGAGCTTGCCCTAAGGGTAAGACGCTTTGCGCTTAAAGCGTTTTAAAAGCAAACAGCTTTTAAAGAACAACTGGAATAGACGTTCTACAAGTAACAGCCAAATTTGGTGCACTCCTACCCCACTACTTATTTATTCTTACAAGCCCAGGCAAATGTGAACCCTAAGTTCTTCTACATAGCCATCGCTTTCACTACTGCACTTATTTTAGTGCTGGTGATGGCTTTGCTGGTGATGTTGCTTTTGAAGAATGAAGCGAACTTAAAACACCAGCAGCTTCAATCCCAGTTTAAAGATTGGCTTGTAGGCATTATCCTGGAAGAAACAGACGAGCACCATCAAAGCTTTGACGTTCCGGAGAACATAAGGCAGCTGTTAAAGAAGCGCTTTGCCAAAAGGGTTCTGCTACAAGAGTTGAAAGGGTTGAAGTATAGTCTAAGTGGCCAACCCGGACAGAACTTGGAAAAAGTTTACCGTCAATTAGATCTTCAGCTACTTTCTTCCAAAAATTTGCGCAGCAAAAAATGGCATTTGAAAGCCAGAGGAATTCAGGAAGTAGCTGCCATGAACCATACTGAGTTGATTGAAGATATTACGCTCTTAACCAACAACAAGAACCCAGGGATACGAATGGAGGCCCAAATTGCTTTGGTGTTACTGCAACAATACAAAGGGCTTCATTTCTTTGAAAATCTTGTGTACCCTTTAACAGAGTGGCATCAGATAAAACTGCTCCAACTCCTTGCCAACCAACCCATACCTTCAGAAGAAGTGATTACCAAATGGTTATTGTCTTCTAATGCCAGCGTTGTTCAGTTTACCTTAAAGTTGATTGGGGAACAACACGCCAGCCATTTCCAAAACGAGGTAATTTCTTGTCTGAGCCATAAAAGCGAAATCGTAAGAAAGCAGGCTATCATATGCTTAGGAGAAATACCTTCGGCTCCCGCAGCTTCCGCCCTTAAGTTTCTGTATGCCCATGAAACAGACAAAGAGCTACAAATGACCATTCTGGCGGAGCTCATCAAAACAGGCACCGCTACGGATGTTCCCTTCCTGCTGGAACTGCAGCAGACACAGGATGCAGACATCAAGTTAGCAATAGATAAAGCATTGTCTTACCTCCAAGAACAAGTGGTATCCTAAGCAGTATTGCCTAGTTCATTTTAAAGGCTCTGAGTACCCTATGGATCATTTATCTAATTTTTTTAGTTACGGCTTGCTTGCATATGCCTTGATTATGCTTTGCTGCTACCTTTTCTTAGGGACGCTGGCCATTTTAGAGGCAATTTCCTATTTGCGTAAGAGTAAGTTAACGGATTACAACCTTTTGGCCTCCTCTCCTTATGCACCTTCTGTAAGTATCCTGGCACCCGCCTACAATGAAGGAGCTAATATCATAGAAAACGTTAGGTCTCTGCTGAACATCTATTATAATCACCTGGAGTTAATTGTTATTAATGATGGCAGCAAGGATAACTCCATGGAGAAACTCATCTCTGCCTATCAATTAGAACCCGTTCAAATCACGTACAACCAGCGTCTGTCTACCAAAAAAGTAAAGGCCATCTACAAAAGCACCAATCCTGTTTATAGCAAGCTTTTGGTAATTGACAAGGAAAACGGCGGAAAAGCGGATGCCCTTAATACCGGAATAAATTTGGCCAGCAACCAATACTTGGTATGCATTGACGTAGACTGTATCCTGGAACAGGATGCTCTCTTAAAGCTGGTAAAACCTTTCATGGATACTTCTGACCAAAAGGTCATCGCTACTGGCGGCGTTGTCCGGATTGCAAACTCCTGCTTGTTTGAGAATGGCAAATTGGTGGAAGTAAACCTACCTAAACAATTTCTCCCACGGGTTCAGGCGCTGGAATACATACGCGCCTTCCTGCTGGGCAGAATGGCCTGGAGCCGCTTAAATGGACTACTTCTGATTTCAGGCGCCTTTGGAGCTTTTGACCGGAAAATAGCCATTGAGGCGGGAGGCTACGACCATTCCACCGTAGGGGAAGACATGGAACTGGTAGTAAGAATGCGACGGTACATGGCTGACCGGAAAATCCCTTACAAAGTAACCTTCATTCCTGATCCGCTGTGTTGGACCGAAGCGCCAGCCTCCTACAAGATATTAGGTCGGCAGCGTAATCGTTGGATGCGGGGCACTATTGAAACCCTGAAAATGCACCGGGCTCTGTTTTTCAACCCAAAGTATGGTTTGCTAGGGCTTATGAGCTATCCTTACTGGTTCTTCTTTGAATTTCTGGCTCCTGTCGTTGAGTTTATAGGACTTGTGATTTTCGTAATCTTAGCTCTTAATGGAATGATTAACTGGCCTTTTTTCTTGGCCATGACGGCTTTCATCCTCCTCTTTGGGTGGCTATTCTCCATTTTTGCTATTCTAATGGAAGTAGCCACATTCAACCAGTATAAAAAGAAGGGAGAAGTAGCCAACCTTATACTTACCGCGCTTATAGAACCATTCTTCTTCCACCCGTTTGTAGTTTGGTCCTCCATAAGAGGCATTGTTGACTTCCTAAGAAAGAGGAATAGTTGGGGCGAGATGACACGCCAAGGATTCAGTGCTCCAATAACAAAACTAGCTACACCAATAGAAGCAGATAAATTATAAACCTTTTTAACCTTATTCTAAAATAAACAAGCCCTCTGCTTACTTAAAGCAGAGGGCTTGTTTATAAGCTGATTTTTAGAAGATGCTTGAGAAGCACACAGCCTTTCTTACAGGCTTCCTTTAAGGAAATAACTCTTAGAACCTAAGTTGATACCCGACTGACCCATTCCATTGGCTTCCTTTTGTTTCAGGCATATATTCCCCTTTCTCATAAGTAGCCGCAAGTGAGAAAATGTGCCGCTGGTTCCAAGCATAACGGTAACCTGCCCCCATACGGTAAGTTTCTAGCCGGTAGGAGCTATTCAACCGATTGGCTTGCATGCGGTCGTCAGGGGAAACGCCTCTCCCTAAGGAAATAGAAATATAATCCTCAGCCCCTTTCAGGTAATATCGGGTAGTAAAGGAGTAGGATTGGGTAATAGCATTGCTTCCCGGAGACACATACGTTCTGGCGTTGAACCACAAGTTATGTAAGTATTTCCCAATGGAAGCCGTGTATATAAAAGTACTACTACCAAAATTCAGATAGCGAATGCCCCCCTCCGCTTCCCAAGCTTTAGGCAAGTTGGCATAGAGAGAGAAACCAGCCCTACTTTTTGGAAAAACTGGCAAATCAGGAGATCCCCCCACATTCACATAGGCATAGAAGGTCTTAGAGATACGCGGATAAGCTTCTGCTTCCACTTGCACCCCATTGTTGCCATATCTTTGCGAATAACTTACGCGGCCTGTAAAGGTGCCATGCTTTGTTTGCCGGCTATAATCTAGAGTTGCTAGGTGCCAGGGACTGGAAAACTGCCTATCAAAATAGGTGTAATCATATGACATACCAAGCTTATTCACAAAACTGAACTCTCTTAACTGTCCAACCAAAGAACGCAACTGGTCACTGCCGGAATTAACCTGAAGCAGACTATCGGCAAGGACGTATGCTTCCTTACTCCTTGAGAGGGCCGCCAGACTTCTAACTTTTCTGACACTCAATTCATTGGATTTAGAATTGTATTTTAATCCTTGTGAACTATAGGCTAGGGCTTGGGAGTAGTTTTTCTCAAAGAAACTGACATCGGCTAAGGCAAGGGTGGCATCTTCATACTCCGGCTTCTTTTGCAAAGCAGCTTTTAACACCACTAAAGATGAATCTGTTTGCTTATTCCAGTAATACAACCGTCCTAGAAAGATGCTGATGTCTATATACTCAGGGCTCTGCTTTAGGGCTTGCCTGCACAGATGAATGGCGGCTGGGTAGTCTTTTTGCTCGAAAGCAACCTTACGGGCCTGTTCAAAATACTTGTCTGGAGACAAAGATTGGGCTGGGCTTTTTGGCAGCAAAATAAAAAAAAGTGCAAAACTCAAAAAGACGAAACGAAGTGCTTTTGACATGATGTCAGATTCAGCACTAACAGGAATGGAATAAGAAGAAACAGACATTTACACAAAGGAAGTTACCATTCTTCGAAGGTAAATACTTTTTCAAAGCTTTCAATTATACAATTACTTGAATATAGATCATTACTAATTATATAAGCCTATTATCCTATAATCAAATAAAATCAGAACATCTAGCAAGCGTTATACTCCAATTATTACACTCCTACATGCTAGAATTTGACCCAACTTATTACTTCAAGTCCCTTCTCTAGAAATTTATTTGAAATGTCTGCTGCCTAAAGTCTTACCTTAATACTTTAAATTAGAAATACTTACTTCTATACAACTCATTGTATAACCCAATACACTATGAATTCCCAGAAAATTAGTTGATAGCCCTTCCCAATTGAATTGTTATAGGGATCGGTCTAAATGCACATACCCACCATCTACGTGGATAATTTGTCCTGTGATGTGGCTGGATTTTTCAGACAACAGAAAAACCACCATGTTGGCAATCTCTTCTGGCGTAGTCATGCGGTTCCCGAGTGGGATTCTGGAGGTGATTTCCTGAAGCTTCTCCTCTGGGTTAGGCAGGGTCTGAATCCAACTTTCATATTGGGGCGTCCAGCTTTCGGCCACCGCGATGGCGTTTACCCGGATGCCGTACTTAAGCAGTTCCACAGCCCATTCGCGGGTAAGGGCATTCCGACCCCCGTTAGAAGCGGCGTAGGCCGAGGTGTTCCCCTGCCCTGTTTCGGCCACCTTGGAGGTAATGTTCACAATAGCGCCTTTTGACTTGATAAGCTCCGGCAGGGCGTGGTGCGCCAGCAGGTAATAATGGATGAGGTTGCGGTGCAGTGAGGCAAGAAACCCTTCGTAACTGCCGTTCTCCAATCCAACACCATCGTTCTGCCCCGCGTTGTTCACCAAGCCATCTATCCGGCCAAATTCTCTTTTCACTGCTTCAATGGCCTGCTGGCATTCTTCTGGGTTACTGAGTTCAGCAACTACTGCAAATGCTTTTCCTCCTCCCTGCGTTACCTCGTTTACCGCCTCCTCGTTGTCTTCCTTGCTCCTCCCAATGATGACTGGGATGGCTTTTTCCTGCGCCAACACCTTGACAATCGCTTTGCCAATTCCCTTCGCCCCACCTGACACTAAGATGATTTTTCCTTCTAACTGTAAGTCCATATCTGTCTTTGAATGCGCCAGCTTGGGTGGCGTTTAGGAGTTAATTGTGTAAAAACGGCTAGCATTCTCCCCGAAGATCAGCGCCTGCTCGGCTTGGCTGAAACTAGAGAAATACTCTTGTATGATACCCAGCACTTCCTCGTAAATTCCGGCAACCAGGCAGACCGGCCAGTCAGAGCCGTACATGAGCCGCCGCACCCCGTAGGTTTCCACCACGGTGTCCAAGTAGAAAGCGAAATCATTTTGCTTCCAGGACTTCCAATCGGCTTCTGTGACTAGGCCGGAGAGTTTGCAGAACACATTCTGGTGCTCTGCAAAAGCTTTCATGTTCCTGCCCCACTCCGCCGTGTCACCTTGTTTAATGGCTGGTTTGGCCAAATGGTCTATTACGAAGGGTTGGTCTGGAAAGGCCGCCACAAACTCTTTGGTGTAAGCTAACTGATCCTGATAAATCAAGATGTCATAGGTGTAGCCGTACTTCTGTAGCTTCTGGAAACCTCGCTTAAACTCCGGCCGAAGCATCAGCGCCCGGTCCTGGGCACTCTGCAGAATGTACCGGAAGCCTTTCATCTTTTCAAATTGTTGGTAATGGGCCAGCTTCTCTTCCACCTGCTCGTCCAAAAAATCTACCCAGCCCACTACCACTTTCACGAAATTATGTCGCGCGGCAATCTCTAGCAGGAAGTCATTGTCTTCGTTTGCCTGCACTAAAACGCACCCTTCAAACCCGTTGCGCTCCAAAACGGGCTGCAGGTCCTGGGGCAGGAAATCCCGCCGGATGGCGGACATCTCCTCCGTGATCCAGCTGTCCCGCACGGGGTCAAAGGTCCAGAAGTGCTGGTGGGCGTCTATTTTAGGCATAGGCCTGCACCGACTGCTTAGAAGTGCCTAACCCGTCAATGCCTAGTTCTACTACATCACCGGGTTTCAGGTACACGGGTGGGTTCATGCCTAAGCCCACGCCAGCCGGAGTGCCCGTGGAGATTAGATCTCCTGGCAACAGGGTCATGAACTGGCTCAGGTAAGAAACCAGCACCGGAATGTTGAAAATGAGGTTGGAAGTGGAGCCGTTTTGCATGGTCTCACCGTTCACGGTAAGCCACAGGCGCAGGTTGTTTATGTCGCCTAGTTCGTCTGGCGTGGCCAGGAACGGACCAACCGGCGCGAAGGTGTCGTTGCTTTTGCCTTTCACCCATTGGCCGCCTCGCTCCAACTGGAAAGCACGCTCGCTGTAGTCGTTGTGCAGGACATAGCCGGCCACGTAATCCAGCGCCTCCTCTTCAGACACGTAGCTCGCTTTCTTGCCAATCACCACGCCCAGTTCCACTTCCCAATCCAGCTTCTCAGCACCTCTTGGGATTATCACGTCATCGTTCGGACCGCAAAGGGCAGTAGTGGCTTTAAAGAAAATAATGGGTTCTTTGGGAGTGGCAGCACCCGTTTCTTTGGCATGATCGGCGTAGTTCAGGCCAATGCAGACAATCTTGGAGGGACGCGCAATGGCCGATCCCACCCGAACGCCTTCCGGCACCTGGGTCAGCGTTCCTTCATTCTCCCGCACATAGTTCTCCAACCGTGTCAACCCGTTGTTTTGAAAAAATGCCTCGTTGTAATCTTCGCCAAAGGCAGATACATCATATTGAACATCGTTCAGGATCACGCCTGGTTTTTCCTGTCCGGGCGCACCAAATCTGAATAACTTCATAAAACTGTAATCGGGTTAAAAATGATTTTAGGGGTATTTTTCTAAAAGGAGATAAAAACTGATTAACTGTTCAGCTTGATGAAGCCGCCGTCCAAGGGGTAATCGCAGCCGGTAATGAAGCCGGCCTCGTCTGAGCACAGGAACAAGACCAAAGCGGCTACTTCCTCAGGCCTGGCCATGCGGCCGATGGGCTGGGTTTTGGATAGCTTCTGGAACATTTCTTCTTCCTGCCCTGGGTAATTTTTGGCGATGAAGCCATCTACGAACGGTGTGTGGACCCGGGCAGGTGAAACGCTGTTGCACCGAATGTTGAATGGCAGGTAATCTTTGGCCACAGACAAGGTCATGGCGTACATGGCTCCCTTGCTCATAGAATAGGCGAACCGGTCGGTCAACCCTACGTGTGCCGCAATGGAAGCCATGTTCAGGATGACCCCGCTTTGTTGTGCCTTCATAGAAGCCACCGCGGCTTGCAGGCAGTTGTAAGCGCCTTTCACATTCACCTGATAAATCCGGTCCAGATCTTCTGCTGAGGTATTTTCCAGGTTGCCTACGTGCGCGATGCCGGCGTTATTCACCAGAATGTCTACCTTACCAATCGCCTGGAAAACGGCCTTTACCTGCTCCTGCTGGCTTACATCACAGGCGTGACTCTGGGCGGTGCCCCCGTTTGCGGCAATCTGGGAAACGGTTTCCTGAGCGGTTTCAGGATGCAATTCTAAAATATGCACCTGAGCCCCTTGCTGGGCAAAAACCAGAGAAATGGCTCTGCCTATGCCGCTTCCACCTCCGGTGATGACCGCTGTCTTACCCGTTAATTTGAACATGTGGTTTTTATTTTGCTGACGCTTGGGTTTAAAATTTTCCTTTCGGGCCAAATCAGTCAAAACAGGCCCGAAAGGAAAATAAAGAGGATCGTGATTCTTTAGAAGTTTGCCCGCAGTGAAACGCCGTAGGTTGCCGGGTTACCCAGACGAGCTGCCCCGAAGTTGTAGGCGTAGTCAATGTATTTATCGTCGGTGAGGTTTCTGCCCCAGAAGAAAACCTCGTAGCGTTTGGCTTGCACACCCACTCTGGCATTAAGGGTGCTGAAGCCTTCCTGCGTTAACTGGTTTGCCACGTCAAAATATTGTTTGCCTAAGTATCGCCATTCGCCTCTGAGCACCAAACGCAGGTTCTGAGCTTTTCCCAAGCCGTAGCCGTATTGCAGGGCCAGCATAGACGTAATATCTGGGGTGAAGATCTGCTTGTTTCCGTTTAGGTTTACTTCTTCTCCGTCAGACGAGGTAATGAGGCTGGTGTACTCGGCATCGGTGTAGCCAAAGCTATAGCTGGTTTCTAGGCCTTTTACTGGGGTGGCATTCAGCTCCAGTTCAACGCCTTTGCTTTCCAATTTTCCCACGTTTCGGGTAATCACGATGGCTTCAGGCAGCACCAAGGTAGGCACCTGGGCATCGGTCACCTGGGTGTAGAACGCTGAAACATTTGCCGTCACCCGGTTCTGCAGGAATGCCGTTTTCAGGCCGATTTCATAATTATTGCTGTACTCAGGGTCATAGGCGAACAGCGGCGGCTGCGACGGGTCTGAGGAAAGCTGGGTGATCCCTCCTGTCCGGAAGCCCCGGCTGTAAGAACCGTACACGTGGTAATCGTCTGAAAGGTGGTACGCCAGGCTTGCCTTGGGCGAGAAAGCCTTGAAACTA is part of the Rufibacter tibetensis genome and harbors:
- a CDS encoding YaiO family outer membrane beta-barrel protein; this translates as MSVSSYSIPVSAESDIMSKALRFVFLSFALFFILLPKSPAQSLSPDKYFEQARKVAFEQKDYPAAIHLCRQALKQSPEYIDISIFLGRLYYWNKQTDSSLVVLKAALQKKPEYEDATLALADVSFFEKNYSQALAYSSQGLKYNSKSNELSVRKVRSLAALSRSKEAYVLADSLLQVNSGSDQLRSLVGQLREFSFVNKLGMSYDYTYFDRQFSSPWHLATLDYSRQTKHGTFTGRVSYSQRYGNNGVQVEAEAYPRISKTFYAYVNVGGSPDLPVFPKSRAGFSLYANLPKAWEAEGGIRYLNFGSSTFIYTASIGKYLHNLWFNARTYVSPGSNAITQSYSFTTRYYLKGAEDYISISLGRGVSPDDRMQANRLNSSYRLETYRMGAGYRYAWNQRHIFSLAATYEKGEYMPETKGSQWNGSVGYQLRF
- a CDS encoding L-fucose dehydrogenase, whose translation is MDLQLEGKIILVSGGAKGIGKAIVKVLAQEKAIPVIIGRSKEDNEEAVNEVTQGGGKAFAVVAELSNPEECQQAIEAVKREFGRIDGLVNNAGQNDGVGLENGSYEGFLASLHRNLIHYYLLAHHALPELIKSKGAIVNITSKVAETGQGNTSAYAASNGGRNALTREWAVELLKYGIRVNAIAVAESWTPQYESWIQTLPNPEEKLQEITSRIPLGNRMTTPEEIANMVVFLLSEKSSHITGQIIHVDGGYVHLDRSL
- a CDS encoding amidohydrolase family protein, which gives rise to MPKIDAHQHFWTFDPVRDSWITEEMSAIRRDFLPQDLQPVLERNGFEGCVLVQANEDNDFLLEIAARHNFVKVVVGWVDFLDEQVEEKLAHYQQFEKMKGFRYILQSAQDRALMLRPEFKRGFQKLQKYGYTYDILIYQDQLAYTKEFVAAFPDQPFVIDHLAKPAIKQGDTAEWGRNMKAFAEHQNVFCKLSGLVTEADWKSWKQNDFAFYLDTVVETYGVRRLMYGSDWPVCLVAGIYEEVLGIIQEYFSSFSQAEQALIFGENASRFYTINS
- a CDS encoding fumarylacetoacetate hydrolase family protein, encoding MKLFRFGAPGQEKPGVILNDVQYDVSAFGEDYNEAFFQNNGLTRLENYVRENEGTLTQVPEGVRVGSAIARPSKIVCIGLNYADHAKETGAATPKEPIIFFKATTALCGPNDDVIIPRGAEKLDWEVELGVVIGKKASYVSEEEALDYVAGYVLHNDYSERAFQLERGGQWVKGKSNDTFAPVGPFLATPDELGDINNLRLWLTVNGETMQNGSTSNLIFNIPVLVSYLSQFMTLLPGDLISTGTPAGVGLGMNPPVYLKPGDVVELGIDGLGTSKQSVQAYA
- a CDS encoding SDR family NAD(P)-dependent oxidoreductase, with the translated sequence MFKLTGKTAVITGGGSGIGRAISLVFAQQGAQVHILELHPETAQETVSQIAANGGTAQSHACDVSQQEQVKAVFQAIGKVDILVNNAGIAHVGNLENTSAEDLDRIYQVNVKGAYNCLQAAVASMKAQQSGVILNMASIAAHVGLTDRFAYSMSKGAMYAMTLSVAKDYLPFNIRCNSVSPARVHTPFVDGFIAKNYPGQEEEMFQKLSKTQPIGRMARPEEVAALVLFLCSDEAGFITGCDYPLDGGFIKLNS